AGTGCCGGCGTGAAGCGGCGCCACAGTTCCAGCGAGCGCGCGAGGCGCGCGGCAACCTGCGGGTTGATCGCATCGAGCGCGAGCACCTGTTCGGCCCAGAACGCGTAACCCGAGCCGTCCGCCGCGTGGAATTGCGCGGGGTTGGCCGCGCAGAAGCTGAAGATCAGCGAGCGGGCGCGGTTCGGATTCTTCAGGTTGAACGCCGGATGCGCGAGCAGCTTGCGCACTTTCGCGAGCGTCGGCTGCGCGGGCGTACCGCGTTGCGCGGCCTGCATCGCGAACCACTTGTCGATCACGAGCGCTTCCTTCTCGAAGCGGCGGTAGAAATCGTCGAGTGCGTGCTCGGCCGGTTCGGTCGCGCCGGCGGCCGCGGCGGACAGCAGCGCGCCGAGCGCAGCCGCGCGATCGGTCATGTTGTTCGCCGCGTCGTATTGCGCGGTCGCGAGGCGCACCGCATCGGCCGGATCCTCGAGCTCGGCGAGATACGCGAGCGCGAGGTTCTTCAGCGCGCGGCGGCCGGAGGCCTCCGGCGTCGGTTCGTAGGCGCCGGGCGTCTGGTGCTGCTCGTAGGCGGCGAGCCATTCCGCGCGCAGCGCGGTGGCGAGCCGGCGGCGCACGAACTGGCGCGCGCGATGCACGGCGGCCGGATCGGCTTCCGCCATCTGGTCGGCGAGGTAGGTTTCCGACGGCAGCGTCAGCGCGAGTTCGCGGAACGCCGGCGACAGCGTCGCGTCGGTCAGCACGCGGCGGAACGCGGCGACGAAGTTCTCGCCGAGCGTGAGCGGCTCGTTCGCGGCCGCACGCGCGGCGAGTGTCAGCAGTGCGCGCGTCGCGAGGCGCTGGCCGGCCTCCCAGCGGTTGAACGGATCGCTGTCGTGCGCAAGCAGGAACGCGAGGTCGTCGTCGCTGTAGTCGTACTCGACGATCACCGGCGACGAGAAGTTGCGCAGCAGCGACGGCAGCGGGTGTTCCGGCACGTCGACGAACGTAAAGGTCTGCTCGGTGTCGGTGAAGTCGAGCACGCGCGTCGTGCCTGCGGCGGCGGCTTCGCCGTCGAGACGCAGCGGCAGGTCGCGGCCGTCGCGGCCGATCAGGCCGATCGCGAACGGAATCAGTAGCGGCCCCTGCTGCGTTTCGCGCGCGGCCGGCGACCCGTCGCCGTAGCCCTGCGCGAGCGTGACCGTATAACGGCGCGCGGCCGCGTCGTACGCGGTGCGCACCGACACGCGCGGCGTGCCCGCTTGGCTGTACCAGCGCTCGAACTGCGCGAGGTCGCGCCCGTTCGCGTCGGCCATTGCGTGACGGAAGTCGTCGCAGGTCACGGCGTGTCCGTCGTGGCGCTTGAAGTACAGGTCCATCCCCTTGCGGAAGCCGTCGCGGCCGAACAGCGTCTGGTACATCCGCACGACTTCCGAGCCTTTCTCGTAGACGGTCATCGTGTAGAAGTTGTTGATCTCGACGTAGCTTTCCGGGCGCACCGGGTGCGCCATCGGGCCCGCATCCTCGGCGAACTGCAGCTGGCGCAGCACGCGCACGTCCTCGATGCGCTTGACCGCGCGGGCCGCCGATTCGACGTCGTCGCCCGCGGCCATGTCGGCCGAGAATTCCTGATCGCGGAACACCGTCAGGCCTTCCTTCAGGCTCAGCTGGAACCAGTCGCGGCAGGTCACGCGGTTGCCGGTCCAGTTGTGGAAGTACTCGTGTCCGACCACCGATTCGATGTTCGCGAAGTCGGTGTCGGTCGCGGTCTCGGGGTTCGCCAGCACGTACTTCGTGTTGAAGATGTTGAGCCCCTTGTTCTCCATCGCGCCCATGTTGAAGTCGCCCACCGCGACGATCATGAAGCGGTCGAGATCGAGCTCGAGGCCGAAGCGCTTCTCGTCCCAGCGGATCGAGTGGATCAGCGAATCCATCGCATGACGCGTCTTGTCGAGGTCGGCCGGCTCGACCCACACCTGCAGCAGCTTTTCCTTGCCTGAGCCGGTCGTGATCGTTTCCTCGATCGCGACGAGCTTGCCCGCGACCAGCGCGAACAGGTAGCTCGGCTTGCGGAACGGGTCTTCCCATCTCGCGAAGTGGCGGCCGTCGGGCAGGTCGCCGGAATCGACGAGGTTGCCGTTCGACAGCAGCACCGGGTACCCGGCCTTGTCGGCGCGCAGCGTCACCGTGTACGACGCCATCACGTCCGGGCGGTCGAGGAAGTAGGTGATGCGGCGGAAACCTTCGGCTTCGCACTGCGTGAAGAAGTTGCTGCTCGACACATAAAGGCCCGACAGCGTCGTATTCTGGTCGGGTGCGCATGCGCTTTCGAGCGTCAGCTCGAAGGCCTCGGGAACATTCTCGACGGTCAGCCCGTGCTCGTGCGTGCGCACGGCGCCATGCGGCGCGCCGTCCAGGTGCGCGCCGAGGAATTCGAGCGCTTCGCCCATCAACTCCAGGTGCGGCGCGGGCGCGGCGTCCGGATTGCGGCGCACGCGCATCGTGTTCCTGACGATCGTGCGGGCCGGCGCGAGATCGAATTCGAGCGCGACGGAATCGATGAGGAAGGCCGGCGGCGTGTAGTCGGCGCGGCGGATCACGGTGGAAGAGGCGTTGTCGGACATGGTCGTCGAGATCGGTGGAGTAGGGGACGGGCCCGTGGCACGGGCCGGGCGAACCGGGCCATTGTACAAAGGCTGGCGGCCGCGTGCCGGCCGAACTTTTTACCGGTTCCGGGAGTCCGCGTATTATCGGCATCCCGTTACGGTTCGCGCGGTGCGACGAACGGGTGACGGATCGAAGAGGATCAACATGAAACGCGAATGGATTCAACGCGGTGCGGGCTGGGCGGCGGCGCTGTGCGTGGCGCTGCTGACCGGCTGTACCAGCTACGTGACGACCCAGGTCACGGCCTTCTCCGACTGGAGCGGCAGCGACGCGACACGCACCTATGCGTTCACGCGCACCGACGCGCAGAAGAACAGCATCGAGCAGTCGACCTA
This region of Burkholderia contaminans genomic DNA includes:
- the pepN gene encoding aminopeptidase N; its protein translation is MSDNASSTVIRRADYTPPAFLIDSVALEFDLAPARTIVRNTMRVRRNPDAAPAPHLELMGEALEFLGAHLDGAPHGAVRTHEHGLTVENVPEAFELTLESACAPDQNTTLSGLYVSSSNFFTQCEAEGFRRITYFLDRPDVMASYTVTLRADKAGYPVLLSNGNLVDSGDLPDGRHFARWEDPFRKPSYLFALVAGKLVAIEETITTGSGKEKLLQVWVEPADLDKTRHAMDSLIHSIRWDEKRFGLELDLDRFMIVAVGDFNMGAMENKGLNIFNTKYVLANPETATDTDFANIESVVGHEYFHNWTGNRVTCRDWFQLSLKEGLTVFRDQEFSADMAAGDDVESAARAVKRIEDVRVLRQLQFAEDAGPMAHPVRPESYVEINNFYTMTVYEKGSEVVRMYQTLFGRDGFRKGMDLYFKRHDGHAVTCDDFRHAMADANGRDLAQFERWYSQAGTPRVSVRTAYDAAARRYTVTLAQGYGDGSPAARETQQGPLLIPFAIGLIGRDGRDLPLRLDGEAAAAGTTRVLDFTDTEQTFTFVDVPEHPLPSLLRNFSSPVIVEYDYSDDDLAFLLAHDSDPFNRWEAGQRLATRALLTLAARAAANEPLTLGENFVAAFRRVLTDATLSPAFRELALTLPSETYLADQMAEADPAAVHRARQFVRRRLATALRAEWLAAYEQHQTPGAYEPTPEASGRRALKNLALAYLAELEDPADAVRLATAQYDAANNMTDRAAALGALLSAAAAGATEPAEHALDDFYRRFEKEALVIDKWFAMQAAQRGTPAQPTLAKVRKLLAHPAFNLKNPNRARSLIFSFCAANPAQFHAADGSGYAFWAEQVLALDAINPQVAARLARSLELWRRFTPALRDRMREALEQVAAGAKSRDVREIVEKALA